One Ardenticatenales bacterium genomic region harbors:
- a CDS encoding SDR family NAD(P)-dependent oxidoreductase produces MQTLAAQGYVVAGVARRQAELEAVCAAINEQRPGCALSVVHDVTDYERVPALFQEVTRRLNGLDLVIYVAGVMPPVAANEYDFHKDKLMVEVNLLGAMAWLDQAAIRFQRAGRGHIVGIGSIAGDRGRRGNPAYHASKAGLHTYLESLRNRLSQHGVTVTTIKPGMVNTQMLAHVERAMWPISATDAADQIAAAIQQKRQTAYVPARWQLVSLIIRHLPSFIFRRLNF; encoded by the coding sequence ATGCAGACGTTGGCGGCGCAGGGGTACGTCGTGGCGGGCGTGGCGCGTCGCCAGGCGGAGCTAGAGGCTGTTTGCGCGGCCATCAACGAGCAGCGCCCCGGCTGCGCGCTATCGGTGGTGCATGACGTGACGGATTATGAGCGCGTGCCGGCATTATTCCAGGAAGTCACCCGCCGCCTCAACGGACTCGACCTCGTCATTTACGTCGCCGGCGTCATGCCCCCCGTTGCCGCCAACGAATACGACTTCCACAAAGACAAATTGATGGTCGAAGTGAACTTGTTGGGAGCCATGGCCTGGCTGGATCAGGCCGCCATTCGCTTCCAGCGCGCCGGACGCGGCCATATTGTGGGCATTGGCTCCATCGCCGGCGACCGCGGGCGACGCGGCAACCCCGCCTACCACGCCAGCAAAGCCGGACTGCACACCTACCTGGAATCGCTGCGTAACCGCCTCAGCCAGCACGGTGTCACCGTGACCACGATCAAGCCGGGCATGGTGAACACACAAATGTTGGCGCACGTGGAGCGCGCCATGTGGCCGATTTCCGCCACGGACGCCGCGGACCAGATCGCCGCCGCCATTCAGCAGAAGCGACAGACGGCCTACGTGCCCGCCCGCTGGCAGCTTGTGAGCCTGATTATCCGCCATCTGCCTTCGTTCATCTTCCGCCGCCTAAATTTCTGA
- a CDS encoding 1-acyl-sn-glycerol-3-phosphate acyltransferase: MTHNPIRAIFRIATTSLALALGTFIILLTGWIPVRVRRIRFAAWNMRWMARAFLRIFDVRLEPPPPETFTEHEGFIFPNHLSYVDIVLLVSIMPMRFLAKESVRTWPFIGWMARAVGTVFVNRGDKASRHQAREQLAHVERYPPIVVFPEGRIGPGGVLLPFRHGAFEIAAQNSTPFLPCAIIYDREALVQWGDETLWAAVWRLAGRSGPVQARLMPLPVVHPTPEANTQQLALQTHEAIARALAYPPGVLPPEVAEGRNYFDHG; encoded by the coding sequence ATGACGCATAATCCCATTCGCGCCATTTTTCGCATTGCCACAACGTCCCTGGCCCTGGCTCTGGGCACATTTATCATCCTGCTCACCGGCTGGATTCCCGTGCGCGTGCGCCGCATCCGCTTTGCCGCCTGGAACATGCGTTGGATGGCGCGCGCATTTCTGCGCATTTTTGACGTGCGCCTGGAACCGCCGCCGCCGGAGACGTTCACGGAACACGAGGGCTTCATCTTCCCCAACCACCTCTCCTACGTGGACATTGTGCTGCTGGTGAGCATCATGCCCATGCGCTTCCTGGCGAAGGAGAGCGTGCGCACCTGGCCCTTTATTGGCTGGATGGCGCGCGCGGTGGGGACGGTCTTCGTCAATCGGGGAGACAAGGCGTCCCGCCATCAGGCGCGGGAGCAGCTTGCCCACGTCGAGCGGTATCCTCCCATCGTCGTCTTCCCAGAGGGGCGGATTGGCCCTGGCGGCGTGCTGCTGCCGTTTCGGCATGGGGCGTTTGAAATTGCCGCGCAAAATAGCACCCCTTTCCTCCCTTGTGCTATCATTTATGATCGTGAGGCATTGGTGCAGTGGGGAGACGAAACGCTGTGGGCGGCGGTATGGCGGCTGGCAGGGCGTTCAGGACCGGTACAGGCGCGCCTGATGCCCCTGCCCGTGGTTCACCCCACGCCAGAAGCCAATACGCAGCAGCTTGCCCTACAAACACATGAAGCAATTGCGCGGGCGCTGGCGTATCCGCCGGGCGTTTTGCCGCCAGAGGTAGCAGAGGGACGAAATTACTTTGATCACGGATGA
- a CDS encoding CehA/McbA family metallohydrolase, producing MSAVYEYVGNLHMHTPYSDGEKWHKAIADAAIAAGLDFIVVTDHNIWVDGVEGYYENDQGRVLLLVGEEVHDTRRDPQCNHFLVYGAGEEMCRHSPDPQSLINATRALGACGFLAHPHERSLDLLREPELGWHNWEVDGFTGLEIWNYMSSFKSALARRHDRLSFKHPLIAKLSALRLVLRPEKYITGPEPETLAKWDELLAQGKRIAAVGNSDAHGTPMSLGPITREVFPYEFLFRAVNTHVLTRQPLNGDLAHDKALLLGAVGQGNSWVGYDMPASTKGFRFSGQGVNKGIMGDMITMDVGATLQALAPNRCQMRLIHRGEVVAETNDTTLTHIPVDEGAYRVEARVPYLGRERGWIFSNPIYLR from the coding sequence ATGTCCGCGGTTTATGAGTACGTTGGCAATCTGCACATGCACACCCCTTACTCCGACGGCGAAAAGTGGCACAAGGCAATCGCCGACGCCGCCATTGCCGCGGGTTTGGATTTTATCGTGGTCACCGACCACAATATCTGGGTGGATGGCGTGGAGGGGTACTATGAGAACGACCAGGGGCGGGTGCTGTTGCTGGTGGGGGAAGAGGTGCATGATACGCGCCGCGATCCGCAATGCAATCACTTTCTGGTCTATGGCGCGGGGGAGGAAATGTGCCGGCATTCTCCCGACCCCCAATCCCTCATCAACGCCACCCGCGCCCTCGGTGCCTGCGGCTTCCTTGCCCACCCCCACGAACGCAGCCTCGACCTCCTGCGCGAACCCGAACTCGGCTGGCACAACTGGGAAGTAGACGGCTTCACCGGCCTGGAAATCTGGAACTACATGTCCAGTTTCAAATCCGCCCTGGCCCGCCGTCACGACCGTCTCTCCTTCAAACATCCCCTCATCGCCAAACTCAGCGCCCTCCGCCTCGTGCTGCGCCCGGAAAAGTACATCACCGGCCCCGAACCGGAGACCCTGGCCAAATGGGACGAACTGCTAGCCCAGGGCAAACGCATTGCCGCCGTCGGCAACAGTGACGCCCACGGCACACCCATGAGCCTCGGCCCCATCACGCGCGAAGTTTTCCCCTACGAGTTTCTCTTCCGCGCCGTCAACACGCACGTCCTCACGCGCCAGCCCCTCAACGGGGACCTCGCCCACGACAAGGCGTTGCTGCTGGGCGCGGTCGGTCAGGGAAATAGTTGGGTTGGCTATGATATGCCGGCATCCACCAAAGGATTTCGCTTCAGCGGCCAGGGCGTGAACAAAGGCATCATGGGGGACATGATCACCATGGACGTGGGCGCGACGCTACAGGCGTTGGCCCCCAACCGCTGCCAGATGCGCCTCATCCACCGCGGCGAGGTGGTAGCGGAAACAAACGACACCACCCTCACGCACATCCCCGTGGACGAAGGGGCGTACCGTGTCGAAGCGCGTGTCCCCTACCTGGGTCGGGAACGAGGCTGGATATTCAGCAATCCCATCTATTTGCGCTGA
- a CDS encoding gamma-glutamyltransferase, with translation MSGVIAAGSQETARAGAAILEQGGNAVDAAVAAAFASFIAEIGVVHLGGSGMAQIYNPVSGHGTVYDFFSATPGLGRAGMPASLDFGKVTVDFGATTQEFHLGRGSVAVPGNIRGLCQMAADYGRLPLAQLLAPAIRLARDGLHLEPFQTETCELLAPLYTHTAGMRHVFQPNGHFIQPSDVLYIPHLGHTLRELAASGADFAYQGPLGQALVADQDANGGLLTTADLAAYSVPTLSPIRFPYRDYEILLPPPSSTGGVLTAFTLKLLSAFAVRERAHGSADHLRLLAEVMGATSRARVYWDRWREEMPASTAITTFLANNFVHDYVAQISAALASGRPYAPAPEPPGPSNTSHLSVIDGDGLAVSLTTTAGESAGYIVPGTGFIPNNIMGEEDLHPRGFHSQPPGQRIPTMMTPAIVLKDGKIRLVVGSGGSTRIRSAILQVLSNLLDYHMKLRDAVNIARVHYENGILQCEAGYDAAAVDTVEQAGYVVNRWPTRSIYFGGAHSVSRTESGRLVAAGDTRRGGAVATV, from the coding sequence ATGTCAGGAGTAATCGCCGCGGGCAGTCAGGAGACGGCCAGAGCCGGCGCAGCGATATTGGAGCAGGGGGGCAATGCGGTTGATGCCGCGGTGGCGGCGGCGTTTGCTTCGTTTATTGCGGAGATTGGGGTAGTGCATCTGGGGGGCAGCGGCATGGCCCAGATTTATAATCCGGTTTCGGGCCACGGAACTGTTTACGATTTCTTCAGCGCCACGCCGGGATTGGGTCGCGCGGGAATGCCGGCATCTCTCGACTTCGGCAAAGTAACAGTTGACTTCGGCGCCACCACCCAGGAATTCCACCTTGGGCGCGGTTCGGTAGCCGTGCCCGGCAACATACGTGGCCTGTGCCAGATGGCCGCCGACTATGGACGTTTGCCGCTGGCGCAGCTTTTGGCGCCGGCCATTCGCCTGGCGCGCGATGGCCTGCACCTGGAGCCATTCCAGACGGAAACGTGCGAACTGCTGGCCCCTTTGTATACACATACTGCCGGCATGAGGCACGTCTTCCAACCCAACGGCCACTTCATCCAACCCAGCGACGTGCTATACATCCCACACCTGGGGCATACCTTGCGGGAACTGGCCGCGTCCGGCGCGGATTTCGCCTACCAGGGGCCGCTGGGGCAGGCGCTGGTGGCGGACCAGGATGCCAACGGCGGGCTGTTGACGACGGCGGATTTGGCCGCCTACAGCGTGCCCACGCTGTCGCCCATCCGGTTCCCGTATCGGGATTACGAAATTCTGCTGCCACCGCCCAGTTCAACGGGGGGCGTCCTCACGGCGTTCACGCTAAAGCTGTTGTCGGCGTTTGCCGTGCGTGAACGGGCGCATGGTTCGGCGGACCATTTGCGCTTGCTGGCGGAGGTGATGGGGGCAACAAGTCGGGCACGCGTTTATTGGGATCGGTGGCGGGAGGAAATGCCGGCATCCACCGCCATCACCACCTTCCTCGCCAACAACTTCGTCCACGATTACGTCGCGCAAATATCCGCCGCCCTCGCCAGCGGTCGCCCCTACGCCCCCGCGCCCGAACCACCCGGCCCCAGCAACACCAGCCACCTCAGCGTCATCGACGGCGACGGCCTTGCCGTCAGCCTGACCACCACCGCCGGCGAATCCGCCGGCTACATCGTCCCCGGCACAGGCTTCATCCCCAACAACATCATGGGCGAAGAAGACCTGCACCCACGCGGCTTCCACAGCCAGCCACCCGGTCAGCGCATCCCCACCATGATGACGCCCGCCATCGTCCTCAAAGATGGCAAAATCCGCCTCGTCGTCGGCAGTGGCGGCAGCACCCGCATCCGCAGCGCCATCCTGCAAGTGCTGAGCAACCTGCTCGACTACCACATGAAACTGCGCGACGCCGTGAACATCGCCCGCGTCCACTACGAAAACGGCATTCTGCAATGCGAAGCGGGCTACGATGCCGCCGCCGTAGACACCGTAGAACAGGCCGGCTACGTCGTCAACCGCTGGCCCACACGCAGCATCTACTTCGGCGGCGCGCACAGCGTCTCCCGCACCGAATCAGGCCGCCTCGTCGCCGCCGGCGACACCCGCCGCGGCGGGGCCGTCGCCACCGTGTAG
- a CDS encoding cytochrome c3 family protein: MKRHRLVERQHPIFSPIALASAAILIVGLSLYVTFTGGRAFNPGDLSAHNSSGQTLEGFTNHAEFQDNCNQCHAPFKGIDPTRCESCHASVGEQHRTGQGLHSRFDNVARCAACHQEHKGRAFDLTAAAIHDFDHSLTPFSLDKHERDYADAPLDCTTCHTSAVAASVDVSACLACHKEAKPDFMTVHEDAFGQDCVACHDGLDTLAAFTAADHAEFFALDGLHADVACESCHDGGRFEETPTDCFACHAEPERHRGLFGTDCAACHAPTGWSPATLDAALFNHADTGFSLARHVTNFDQQPFSCATCHTGAQFGFAESQCADCHAQVDIAFMTAHVAQFGVDCLQCHDGVDRMANFDHATIWPLEGRHATADCAGCHVDQVFAGTPHQCVACHPEPTLHAGLFGLDCAACHTPAAWRPARLTNHTFPLNHGEQGEIPCATCHTATFDQYTCYTCHERVEMAGKHQEEGIRAPELEQCVQCHPTGTEDEAESD, translated from the coding sequence ATGAAACGTCACCGCCTCGTCGAACGACAACACCCCATCTTTTCCCCCATTGCTCTTGCCTCCGCGGCCATCCTCATCGTGGGTCTCTCCCTCTACGTCACCTTCACCGGCGGGCGCGCCTTTAATCCCGGCGACCTTTCCGCCCACAACAGCAGCGGCCAGACCCTGGAAGGCTTCACCAACCACGCCGAGTTTCAAGACAACTGCAACCAGTGCCACGCCCCCTTCAAGGGTATCGACCCCACCCGCTGCGAAAGCTGCCACGCCAGCGTTGGCGAACAGCATCGGACCGGGCAGGGCTTGCACAGCCGCTTCGACAACGTCGCCAGGTGCGCCGCCTGTCACCAGGAACACAAAGGGCGCGCCTTTGACCTCACCGCCGCCGCCATACACGATTTTGACCACAGCCTGACCCCCTTTAGCCTGGACAAACACGAACGCGATTACGCGGATGCCCCCCTGGACTGCACCACCTGCCACACCAGTGCCGTGGCTGCCTCCGTGGATGTTTCCGCCTGTCTCGCCTGTCACAAAGAAGCCAAACCGGACTTCATGACCGTTCATGAAGACGCTTTCGGTCAGGATTGTGTCGCCTGCCATGATGGCCTGGATACCCTGGCCGCATTCACGGCGGCGGATCACGCCGAGTTTTTCGCGCTGGATGGTTTGCACGCGGACGTGGCCTGCGAAAGCTGCCACGATGGCGGTCGCTTTGAGGAAACGCCCACCGACTGCTTCGCCTGCCATGCGGAACCGGAGCGACATCGCGGCCTCTTTGGCACGGACTGCGCCGCCTGCCATGCGCCTACCGGCTGGTCGCCAGCAACGCTGGATGCCGCTCTGTTCAACCATGCCGATACGGGCTTCAGCCTGGCGCGGCACGTAACGAATTTCGACCAACAGCCTTTCTCTTGCGCTACGTGCCACACGGGGGCGCAGTTTGGATTTGCCGAATCGCAGTGCGCCGATTGTCACGCCCAGGTTGACATCGCTTTCATGACGGCGCATGTGGCCCAGTTTGGCGTGGATTGTTTGCAGTGCCATGACGGCGTGGACCGTATGGCGAATTTTGACCACGCGACGATCTGGCCGCTGGAGGGTCGGCACGCGACGGCGGATTGTGCGGGGTGTCATGTGGACCAGGTTTTTGCCGGCACGCCCCACCAATGCGTCGCCTGTCACCCGGAACCAACCCTACACGCCGGACTCTTCGGTCTTGACTGCGCCGCCTGCCACACCCCCGCCGCCTGGCGACCCGCCCGCCTCACCAACCACACCTTCCCCCTCAACCACGGCGAACAGGGCGAAATCCCCTGCGCCACCTGCCATACCGCCACATTCGACCAGTATACCTGCTACACTTGTCACGAACGGGTGGAAATGGCCGGCAAACATCAGGAGGAAGGTATCCGCGCTCCCGAACTGGAACAATGCGTTCAATGCCACCCCACCGGCACGGAGGACGAGGCTGAGAGCGACTGA